ggcattggtgagctttcttagctgtggcatctatgtgatttgaccaggacaggttattggtgatgttcactcccaggaacttgaagctctcaaccctctcgacctcagcaccgttggtgtagacaggtgcatgtacaccgccccctttcctgaagtcaatgaccagctcttttgttttgttgacattgagggaaaggttgttgtcatgacactattccactaagctctctatctccttcctgtactccgactcattgctgtttgaaatatggcctacaacggtggtatcatctgcaaacttgtagatgaagttagagcagaatctggtcacacagtcatgagtgtatagggagtagagtagagggctgaggacgcagccttgtggggcaccagtgttgagaataatcgtgccagagatattgctgcctatcctcactgattgcagtctgttggttagaaagttaaggatccagttacagagggaggtgttgagtcctaggtatcaaagtttggtgacaagtttgcttggggttattgtattgaaggcagagctgtagtcaataaacaacatgATGGGGACATTCAAGAGGGTCTTAGGCTCATGAATCTGTGGgaagtggaaggatatggacattgtgtaggcagaaaggattagtttagttgggcatttgattactaatttaattagttcaacacaacattgggggccgaagggcctgttcctgtgctgttctgttctatgtttgatgagACAAGCCAAGAAGCTATTCAAGTGTCATAAAAGTTCCCTTTAAgcatcagtgtggtcatctatgcgtggagccacaggagatgggcgatgTCTTAAAtggatacttctcatctgtatttatcatGGAGGTGTCATGGAACCTAGGGAATTCAGGAAAGATTACAATGATGCCCTGAAACatatctgctcctttgtcttgtgtgatctaacattatgaaagaggaggtgttggctgtcttgaggcacataaagaTGGAGatatccctggggcctgaccaagtatatcctaggacgttgtgggaagcaagagaagaaattgctgggacaCTAGTAGAGATATCCGTAGATACCTTAGCCACAggggaggtaccagaagactggagagtggctaatgttgtgcctttatttaagaagggctgcaagaacaagccaggaaactacagaccagtgagcctaacattagtggtgggaaagttactggagagggtcCTGAGAGActggatctatctgcatttggaaaggcaaggacggatcagaaatattcagcatggaatgggaaattatgtctcacaaattgatctgagttttttttttgaagaggtgatcaagaggattgacaagggcagagtggtagatattgtctatgtggactatAGTAAGGGTTTTGACAAattcctgcatggcaggctagtcgGGAAGATTGGatctcatgggatccagagtgaactagccaatttgatacaaaattgacttggtggaaggaatcagagggtggcagtggagggttgttttatagattggaggcctgtgaccagtcatgtgctgcagggattggtgctaggtcctctattgtttgtcatatatattaatgatttgaacaaGAATgtgatggcatgattagtaactttgcagatgataccaaaattgatggtgtggtggacagtgaagaaggtttgtctaaggttacaacaagatctagatcaactgggaaactgggcaagggaacagcagatggaatttaactcagacaagtgcaaagtgatgcattttgggaagttaaaccagtgcaggacatatacagtgaatggcagggccctggggagtgttgtagaacagaggcctagcagtacaagtacacagttctctgaaagtggcgacacaggttgacaaggtggtgaagaaggcctatgcatgcttgcctttattgaaaGGGGCATtaagggtttataaaatcatgaggggcagagataaggtgaatggttacagtcttttctccaggctAGGAGAATCTGTAGGTTTgatgtgagaaggaaaagatttaaaaggggacccgagcgcaagttcccctccacccaacacaggatggtgggtatatggaacgagctgccagaggcagtggtagatgcaggtagaattacaatgtttaaaagacatttggataggttcatggataggaatggtttagaaggatatgggccaaatgcaagcaaatggtcaaaaaggcatcttggtcagcatagatgagttgggacaaagagcctgtttctgtgctgtataactttaatCTAAAAAAAAGTCTAGAAGGTATTATTTAGGAAAgacatgaaatatatttttatttttgaagcgGTCTCTATTAAAGACTAAGTTTGCACACCATATAGAAATATTATACTTACAGAGACATAGCAGGATCTCTTACTCAAGGAGGAAGTCAATTTGAATGTAAGATTATCGACATATTTGTGTACTGGAGTTGTGTGCTTAGCCACAATGTAGTGTTCGTTTGCAGACTTTAGCTACAGAGTGAAggatagagaaaggaaaaaaaaacaaattgtagtTGCTATCTACAGAAAGTAATTCTTGTTATGTTATTTATTCATAGATAACTGCAGTTTTTCTTGCAGGCTTTTTAAAACAcacttgtatttaaatatttaaatgaatttgTATTAACAAAAACTAAGTCTGTCCTACAAAAACTGGATTTTCAAATGGCTTTAATTTAATAAAGATGTCCCAAGATGTTCCATAGTCACAAGGAGCATCGCTACAAATTAAATCAAGGCAATTTAAAATTGATTCAATAGTGGGAGCCAAAGGGTGAATCACCTGATGGTTCTCTCTCTATACAGGCTTTTTTCTTGTTTCCCATTCAGCAGAGGTACTaagagttccagatgtcaacagTATCCAGCCTCAAAAAggatactgactgacctgccCATTCTACATTAATTATATTTGTTGAGAATTAAGGCAAGACTCCCATTTTAAACATACCACTTGGGTGTTAGGCCAGGATCAGGACAGCTATGATTATCAAAAATAATCAACACCTAGCCTGATGTGGCAAATTAAAAGGAGGTACTTGGAATTGAGATGTCACAGAGCCTATAACCTTACAACATAATCAGAGGGTTGGTAAAGAAGTTGCTGGTCCAATTCTCAGATCACACTATCCAAAGATATCTTACTACCTCCCCCACCCTTAATAAAAGCCCAAGACAAGCCTTGCACCAAAACAACTTGCCAACATTCATTACACAGCTTTGTGCGCAAAGCAGTGTATGCCAGTCACCTGGAAACCTCTAACAATAGATTGCAAATtaggaaaatggaagaaaattaagaaaaaaaaatcatttggttTCCCATTTAAGGGAACATAGCCTAGACAAATTTACTTCAATGTATAACAATATATTGTTAACATTTATTCAGATTAATAATAAAAGTTAAACCTTTGAGATCCTCTAAGAGTTCCATATCTCCTCCAACCCTATAACTTACAGACATCCATGCTCCTCAATCTTAGCGTCTTGCTCATCTCCAAATTCAATTGCTCCCCGCTTGAGCTTCTAAGATCATCTGATAAGTGCAACCTATTTGAACTCGATAACATTTTCAGGTAAAACACCCACACCTGGAAATTGAAAGACCAGTGCCCAgcgcaactttttttttgtattttgtggtTATTAAAAAAGTTTAAACAGGCCATAATTTATCCATATGCTGGGCCATGAAGCATTCACCGCAAACCACAAAAGAAAACAACTGAAATAGTTATACTTCCAAGTTTCTCAAGGTGGCATCCAGACAACAGAAGGCATTGGGTAATATGCAATTAGAATATCTGCAATGTCATGATACGCATGCAATAGTTTGCCTCTAAAATATAAAATAGCTGTGGCCCTCAAGTACATCAAGGGAAATGAAGCTCAGTTCAGTAGTGCTTTTGGGGATGGTGTGAAGCCAGAGGGTATTCTCCCACTTCTGCACATCAAACTTAACAAGAAAACTAAATACCTTATTGGTGGTGGATGCTTCCTAGGATGTACCCATACCTGGAAAACCCACGGAGTGTTCCACTGAAGGCAACTCAATAGGAGGAACTAAACAGACACTGAGCCCTCTGTATATTATAAACATAGACTGGGGAAATAAAATATTGAATATGGGGGATGGTTAGGAACAGATTAAAGTGAAAATATCACCATATTTCAGTGTTTTAACCCCACGGAAGAATATCATCAAAAAGCAATTTTCAGTCTGACAAAAAGTAACAGAATACTTCCCCCATACAAAATTCAGGATTCAGCCATGTGATTCAGTCATTAAGTAAATGTTATCATTGATGTATTTGCACAAGGCTAAGATATAGCATTTTCAAAGATATTTTGTCTAAATTGTTCTCTTGCTAAACTTCCTTATACATAAGAATATGGAATGCAATGCCTTTCTTAAAATCTGTttagaaaaaaatacattaaattgcAGCAGGAATTATTGGAAGATGGGTCAGAAGCCAAAATAGTTTGTACATACCTCTAAGCTTCTGCTTTTGTATTCCAAAACTTATCCAAGTATGCTTTCAATTCAAACCAGTTCCTATGGATGTTTTATTACACCAAGATACTTACATAAATCCCTGTTGTCATATTAGTATAATTTTCTCCACTCAGACAACTAGAATTATTCCATGAAAATTTGAAAACTGGGCagaattcaaacaaaattaaattttagatACTCACAGTGTACAAGCACTTTTCTCCTCCATTTGCACAATTGTCAGCTGTTTTCCATTCTTTAATCTGGCTGACTAGTTCCAGATACACATTGTTACAAGGAATCCCAAACGTCCTACAGAATAAATATCAAATGGAAATAATATCAATTTCCAAAGGTTGTTCGAAGCAGACagaaaaacagaagcaggagcaagccattcagcccttaaaGCCTGcatcaccatttaatatgatcattgcAGATCCTCTACCTCAATACCATTCGCTGTGCTCTCTCTGTACTCCATGATGTTTTTGTGTCTAGATATCTGTccacctccttcttaaatatattccatGACATCACCTCCACTAATAGAGAAATCAGGTTCATGACTCTCCcgtgtggagaaatttctccttatctcaggcCTTACACCACATCCTGAGGCTGAATTTCTATTCTAGACCCCCTAAccaaggaaaacatcctcccagcatctgATCTGATTAGCCCTGTCAgtactttgtatgtttcaatgagattctttttcatccttctaagctccagtgaataTAGGCTTAGCTGACCCAATTCTTCTTCAT
This genomic interval from Pristis pectinata isolate sPriPec2 chromosome 5, sPriPec2.1.pri, whole genome shotgun sequence contains the following:
- the LOC127570767 gene encoding uncharacterized protein LOC127570767 isoform X2, coding for MTFGIPCNNVYLELVSQIKEWKTADNCANGGEKCLYTLKSANEHYIVAKHTTPVHKYVDNLTFKLTSSLSKRSCYVSGFSVSELWYSVLDHGTNYCNLHNLIEGSGLDKVSGYSESTNNFKCTQYSSANCTIY